In Psychrobacter immobilis, a single genomic region encodes these proteins:
- a CDS encoding amidohydrolase, with protein MSTLLKPTVLSIGLMSVIGCTTMQTAPKDMSNSATVYYNGNIITMEGDQPQMAEALVTQAGKIAYVGNLQEAQSKYKNAAQINLQDKTLLPSFIDPHSHFDMVSNTMGQINLNPPPIGQVDSIPKMMQTLKEYKIDNNIADGDWIFGWGYDETQLAEGRHPTKSEIDKVLPNNPVYLQHTSGHMGVANSKALAMMNITADSKNPAGGNIARIKGSNEPNGLVQETAMYPFVRNMLEVLAPNQGKFFEQTQEYYAKNGITTAHNGSTARNTIQFFQKQADADKLKIDLVALAGVSDLDENLADKNFVWKTYQNGFKVQGTKIVADGSPQGKTAYFSQPYLTPVPDCEKDCRGLPSVNQDELNETFVKAYARDNQLFIHNNGDGATDMLIKAHEYAVKKTGQAADKDRRTVPIHAQFARPDQLAAFKKYNMVPSFFTNHTYFWGDVHVKNLGKKRAAFSSPIATADRMGLKYTNHSDDTVTPVDPLFTVWSAVNRTSRSGKIIGKNERATPYQALKAITSNAAYEYFEEDSKGTLTPGKLADLVILDANPLTIEASKLKDIKVITTIKEGQTIYQRPVQ; from the coding sequence ATGAGCACATTACTAAAACCAACTGTACTGAGCATTGGATTAATGAGTGTCATAGGTTGCACTACCATGCAGACCGCGCCCAAGGATATGAGCAACTCAGCAACTGTCTATTACAATGGCAACATCATCACGATGGAGGGCGATCAGCCGCAAATGGCTGAAGCCTTAGTCACCCAAGCGGGCAAGATTGCCTATGTGGGCAATTTACAAGAGGCGCAATCGAAATATAAAAATGCCGCGCAGATTAATCTACAAGATAAAACCTTATTACCCAGCTTTATCGATCCGCACAGTCATTTTGATATGGTGTCGAACACCATGGGTCAGATCAATCTCAACCCGCCGCCCATCGGTCAAGTCGATAGTATTCCTAAAATGATGCAAACGCTAAAAGAGTATAAAATAGACAATAACATTGCTGATGGCGACTGGATCTTTGGTTGGGGTTATGATGAAACTCAGCTCGCCGAGGGGCGTCATCCGACCAAAAGCGAGATTGATAAAGTACTGCCAAACAATCCAGTGTATTTACAACACACGAGTGGTCACATGGGCGTCGCAAACAGCAAGGCGCTGGCCATGATGAACATCACTGCTGACAGTAAAAATCCAGCGGGCGGTAATATTGCTCGAATTAAAGGCTCTAATGAACCAAACGGTCTCGTACAAGAAACGGCGATGTATCCGTTCGTGCGCAATATGCTAGAAGTGTTAGCGCCGAATCAAGGCAAATTCTTTGAGCAGACGCAAGAGTATTATGCAAAGAATGGCATAACGACGGCACACAATGGCTCAACGGCTCGAAACACTATTCAGTTTTTTCAAAAACAAGCCGATGCAGACAAACTTAAAATTGACTTGGTCGCACTGGCAGGAGTGAGTGACTTAGATGAGAATTTAGCTGATAAAAACTTCGTATGGAAAACCTATCAAAACGGCTTTAAAGTACAGGGTACCAAAATCGTTGCAGATGGCTCGCCACAAGGCAAGACCGCCTATTTTAGCCAACCTTATCTCACGCCAGTTCCAGATTGTGAAAAGGACTGCCGCGGTCTACCAAGTGTCAACCAAGATGAGCTGAACGAGACGTTTGTCAAAGCCTATGCTCGCGACAATCAGCTCTTTATCCATAATAATGGTGATGGCGCAACCGATATGCTCATCAAGGCACACGAGTATGCGGTCAAAAAGACTGGTCAAGCAGCTGATAAAGATCGCCGTACTGTGCCCATTCATGCTCAATTTGCCCGACCTGATCAGCTAGCCGCATTCAAAAAATACAATATGGTGCCGTCCTTCTTTACCAACCATACTTACTTTTGGGGAGATGTACACGTTAAAAACTTAGGTAAAAAACGTGCCGCCTTTTCAAGCCCGATTGCCACTGCTGATAGAATGGGACTTAAATATACCAATCACTCTGATGACACAGTGACACCTGTTGACCCGCTATTTACAGTCTGGTCAGCAGTCAATCGCACTTCGCGCTCAGGTAAAATCATTGGTAAAAATGAGCGAGCGACGCCGTATCAAGCGTTAAAAGCCATTACCAGCAATGCCGCTTATGAGTATTTTGAAGAGGACAGCAAAGGCACCTTGACGCCAGGGAAACTAGCTGATTTGGTTATCTTAGATGCCAACCCATTAACCATAGAGGCAAGCAAGCTCAAAGACATCAAAGTCATCACAACCATTAAAGAAGGTCAAACGATTTACCAACGTCCAGTACAATAG
- the arsS gene encoding arsenosugar biosynthesis radical SAM (seleno)protein ArsS (Some members of this family are selenoproteins.): MKSTIELLEHTDFPAIKRRELTTLQVNMGYLCNMSCVHCHVAASPYRTEMMSRELVELILEVLQAKNIETLDLTGGAPEMHEDFKYLVTAARALGVKVIDRCNLTILMEEGFEDMAQFLADNAVEVVASMPCYSLENVDKQRGKGAFDDSILGLHKLNALGYGKKGSELTLNLVYNPQGATLPPNQQQLEADYKRELKAHFDIEFHQLFALINMPIQRFGAVLLAKNQFHPYMDLLKANYVAANLTEVMCRSTISVNWLGELFDCDFNQQLEIPVPNKSRRHLSDLLTQNPAGDDIAIADHCYGCTAGQGSSCGGALEGEITEQAIEEISSI, encoded by the coding sequence ATGAAATCAACTATCGAATTACTCGAGCACACGGATTTCCCAGCGATCAAACGTCGTGAGTTAACCACGCTACAGGTCAATATGGGTTACTTATGCAATATGTCTTGTGTGCATTGTCATGTGGCTGCCAGTCCTTACCGCACAGAGATGATGTCGCGTGAGCTTGTTGAGTTGATTCTAGAAGTCTTGCAAGCAAAAAATATTGAGACGCTTGATTTAACGGGCGGTGCGCCTGAGATGCACGAAGACTTTAAGTATTTGGTCACAGCCGCACGTGCCTTGGGTGTAAAAGTAATTGATCGCTGTAATCTGACTATCCTGATGGAAGAAGGCTTTGAGGACATGGCACAGTTTTTGGCAGACAATGCGGTCGAAGTGGTGGCTTCAATGCCCTGTTATTCATTAGAAAATGTCGATAAGCAGCGCGGCAAGGGCGCATTTGATGACAGTATATTGGGGTTGCATAAGCTCAATGCGCTTGGCTACGGCAAGAAAGGGTCAGAGCTCACGCTGAACCTTGTCTATAACCCGCAAGGTGCGACGCTGCCGCCCAATCAACAGCAACTTGAAGCAGATTATAAGCGCGAGTTAAAAGCGCATTTTGATATCGAATTTCATCAGTTATTTGCCTTGATCAATATGCCCATTCAGCGTTTTGGTGCGGTGCTATTGGCTAAAAACCAATTCCATCCCTATATGGATTTGCTCAAAGCCAATTACGTGGCTGCCAATTTAACCGAAGTCATGTGCCGATCGACCATCAGTGTTAATTGGTTAGGAGAGTTGTTTGATTGTGACTTTAACCAACAATTAGAGATTCCAGTGCCCAACAAGTCCCGTCGGCATCTAAGCGATTTGTTAACGCAAAATCCTGCTGGCGATGATATTGCCATTGCAGATCACTGCTATGGCTGTACGGCAGGGCAGGGAAGTAGCTGCGGTGGTGCGCTAGAGGGAGAGATAACAGAGCAGGCGATAGAAGAAATATCCTCGATTTAA
- a CDS encoding alpha/beta fold hydrolase — protein sequence MSTNTDTGSDHILSSDNIHYLHHNFFEPSHENTAVKATLLIVHGMAEHSGRYADFAQFLADNGIAVATYDHLGHGKTVKTSADLGFFGEEHPVQSLLKDVIVMADSLKNRHPDVPHFVMGHSMGSFIVRNVLKHHAHNFTGAILMGTADANPLTKVLLPVNKVLAKVAPKKPNAMFAKVMNKVLNSKLEDRISSSEFAWLTENPAAIEAYEADPLTGFDFTNNGFMTLFFLMETGLNKGWAMTIPKNFPMLFISGEDDPIGDMGNGIRKIVTRLNKQNFSQVDIQLYPNMRHEPLHEKDHQTVYEDILEWIESHSSDN from the coding sequence ATGAGTACCAACACCGATACAGGTAGCGACCACATTCTCTCCTCCGATAATATTCATTACTTGCATCATAATTTTTTTGAACCAAGCCATGAAAACACAGCGGTAAAAGCCACGTTACTAATTGTTCACGGTATGGCAGAGCATAGCGGACGTTACGCAGACTTCGCTCAGTTTTTAGCGGATAATGGTATCGCAGTGGCAACTTATGACCATTTGGGACATGGAAAAACCGTCAAAACATCAGCAGATTTAGGTTTTTTTGGTGAAGAACATCCAGTACAGTCCCTGCTAAAAGACGTCATTGTCATGGCAGATAGCTTAAAAAACCGCCATCCTGACGTGCCGCACTTTGTAATGGGTCACTCTATGGGCTCGTTTATTGTGCGTAATGTCCTAAAGCACCATGCACACAATTTTACAGGTGCTATTTTGATGGGTACAGCAGATGCCAACCCCTTGACTAAAGTGCTACTGCCAGTCAATAAAGTACTGGCAAAAGTAGCACCTAAAAAACCAAATGCAATGTTTGCCAAGGTGATGAATAAAGTCTTGAATAGTAAGCTTGAAGATCGCATCTCTTCATCAGAATTTGCATGGTTAACTGAAAATCCTGCCGCCATTGAAGCCTATGAAGCAGATCCCTTAACGGGCTTTGATTTCACCAATAATGGCTTTATGACACTATTCTTTCTGATGGAAACTGGCTTAAACAAAGGCTGGGCAATGACTATCCCAAAAAACTTCCCGATGCTATTTATCAGCGGCGAAGATGATCCTATCGGAGATATGGGCAACGGCATCCGTAAAATTGTCACGCGCTTAAACAAGCAAAATTTCAGTCAAGTAGATATCCAACTCTACCCAAATATGCGTCATGAGCCTTTGCATGAAAAAGACCACCAAACAGTCTATGAAGATATCTTAGAATGGATAGAAAGCCATAGCTCAGACAATTAA
- the dapD gene encoding 2,3,4,5-tetrahydropyridine-2,6-dicarboxylate N-succinyltransferase, translating into MSLQQTIEQAFEKRNEYSPSTMPQDVRDAINQVLEQLDNGTLRVAEKKDGEWVVNQWAKKAVLLSFRLNDNYVQAAGEHVQFYDKVPTKFANWTEAQFKESGVRVVPPAVARKGSFIAAGAVLMPSYVNIGAYVDQGAMVDTWATVGSCAQIGKNVHLSGGVGIGGVLEPLQANPTIIEDNCFIGARSEIVEGVIVEEGAVISMGVFIGQSTRIYDRETGEIHRGRVPAGSVVVPGSLPSEDGTHSLYAAIIVKKVDAQTRAKTSVNELLRLA; encoded by the coding sequence ATGTCATTACAACAAACCATCGAACAAGCCTTTGAAAAACGCAACGAATACAGCCCAAGCACGATGCCACAGGACGTGCGTGATGCTATTAATCAAGTGCTTGAGCAATTAGATAACGGCACATTGCGCGTTGCAGAAAAAAAGGATGGCGAATGGGTCGTCAATCAATGGGCAAAAAAAGCCGTCTTGCTCTCTTTTCGCTTAAACGACAACTATGTTCAGGCAGCGGGCGAACATGTGCAATTTTATGACAAAGTTCCGACTAAGTTTGCCAACTGGACCGAAGCGCAGTTCAAAGAATCAGGCGTACGTGTTGTACCACCCGCTGTTGCTCGTAAAGGCTCGTTCATCGCAGCAGGTGCGGTATTGATGCCATCGTATGTCAACATCGGCGCGTATGTCGATCAAGGCGCGATGGTAGATACGTGGGCGACCGTGGGTTCATGTGCCCAAATTGGTAAAAATGTGCATTTATCAGGTGGCGTTGGTATCGGCGGCGTATTAGAGCCATTACAAGCGAATCCAACTATCATCGAAGACAATTGCTTCATCGGTGCGCGTTCTGAAATCGTTGAAGGCGTAATCGTCGAAGAAGGTGCTGTTATCTCGATGGGTGTATTTATTGGTCAATCAACGCGCATTTATGATCGCGAAACGGGTGAGATTCATCGTGGCCGTGTACCAGCAGGCTCTGTTGTTGTACCGGGTAGCTTGCCATCAGAAGATGGTACGCATAGCTTATATGCTGCTATCATCGTCAAAAAAGTCGATGCACAAACCCGCGCTAAAACATCAGTCAATGAGTTATTACGTTTAGCTTAG
- a CDS encoding trimeric intracellular cation channel family protein, translating to MVNDLIFPDILLYLLDMVGVIACAIAGTLLAQHKGFDIAGCILVAMVNAIGGGTLRDMALDRHPLFWMTDLNYVIVITVTSLILQIFFHLYHKIDKALKLFDAIGLAAFSVIGFKIALTQDMSAIIAIMMGVWTAIIGGLLRDIICNEIPLLLQREIYISASIVGSITYLLLDRLGVDAGLNEFIMLGVIFAVRMLALRFDWHLPSIRLVK from the coding sequence ATGGTTAATGATTTAATTTTTCCTGATATTTTATTATATTTATTAGATATGGTTGGTGTGATTGCTTGTGCGATCGCAGGTACACTGCTGGCACAGCACAAAGGCTTTGATATTGCTGGCTGTATCTTGGTTGCGATGGTCAATGCTATCGGCGGCGGTACACTACGTGATATGGCGCTAGACCGTCATCCGCTCTTTTGGATGACTGACCTCAATTATGTGATCGTCATCACAGTGACATCGCTTATTTTACAAATATTCTTTCATCTGTATCATAAGATTGATAAGGCATTGAAGCTGTTTGATGCCATTGGGTTAGCGGCTTTTAGCGTGATTGGTTTTAAGATAGCATTGACACAAGATATGTCAGCTATTATCGCTATTATGATGGGGGTTTGGACGGCTATTATTGGTGGTCTGCTACGCGATATCATCTGTAATGAGATACCACTGTTACTTCAACGCGAGATTTATATCTCTGCTAGTATTGTAGGTTCGATCACTTATCTGCTGCTTGACCGTTTGGGTGTAGATGCTGGATTGAATGAATTTATTATGCTGGGCGTTATCTTTGCTGTACGGATGCTAGCATTGCGTTTTGATTGGCACCTGCCTTCTATACGTTTGGTGAAATAA
- a CDS encoding multidrug resistance efflux transporter family protein has protein sequence MVKLILLGLLSGAFFSSTFVLNEVMSAAGGHWFWSASLRYAFMWLILTAIIIMQHGFGRITELMTIFRQHWGFWCITGSIGFGIFYTGICYAADHVAGWVVAATFMFTVVASLLVLLAFGQRFDKKFIAYALLVFAGVVLVNISEGLHAASLLDADAVPMKDMLLYGAVPALVAAFSYPIGNQLVWQVSYNARKRNAAPTSTQKIDIQANEISKKTTSLITEAPALSADMSYTADAVDSLNLNHPTQTLPSSLLQTLIARIPAIKTTLLQNAFNKVWLMTLGSLPFWLVLGLVVHPDLPDTKQVFNTLLVALLAGVAATSIFLYAREKAETSSEVAGVDATQASEVIFALIGGMLLLNNTLPSAMGLIGIALIIVGLILFAKDG, from the coding sequence ATGGTCAAACTCATTTTATTGGGCTTATTATCGGGGGCATTTTTTAGCTCGACGTTTGTGTTAAACGAAGTTATGAGTGCGGCTGGTGGGCATTGGTTTTGGTCAGCTAGCCTTCGCTATGCATTTATGTGGCTAATACTCACGGCTATTATAATTATGCAGCATGGTTTTGGGCGTATTACAGAGCTGATGACTATATTCCGTCAACATTGGGGCTTTTGGTGTATTACGGGCAGTATTGGTTTTGGAATTTTTTATACAGGAATATGCTACGCGGCTGATCATGTCGCAGGCTGGGTAGTCGCCGCGACCTTTATGTTTACAGTGGTCGCAAGCCTACTCGTTTTGCTAGCATTCGGACAACGTTTTGATAAAAAATTCATTGCATATGCGTTATTAGTATTTGCTGGCGTGGTACTGGTCAATATCAGTGAAGGACTGCATGCTGCTTCTTTGCTAGATGCTGATGCAGTGCCTATGAAAGATATGCTGCTTTATGGTGCCGTGCCTGCCCTAGTAGCTGCCTTTAGCTATCCCATTGGTAACCAGTTGGTTTGGCAGGTATCTTACAACGCTCGCAAGCGTAATGCCGCGCCTACTAGCACTCAAAAAATTGATATCCAAGCCAACGAGATTAGTAAAAAAACAACCTCACTTATTACAGAAGCACCTGCGTTGTCAGCCGATATGAGTTATACGGCGGACGCGGTCGATTCCTTAAACCTTAACCACCCCACTCAAACCTTGCCGAGCTCTTTGCTGCAAACTTTAATCGCACGTATACCTGCTATCAAAACCACCCTCCTACAAAATGCCTTTAACAAAGTATGGTTAATGACCTTGGGCAGTCTGCCATTTTGGTTGGTTTTGGGTCTTGTCGTTCATCCGGATTTGCCTGATACTAAACAGGTATTCAATACCTTACTTGTGGCTTTATTGGCAGGTGTGGCGGCAACCAGTATCTTTTTATATGCCCGTGAAAAAGCGGAAACTTCAAGCGAAGTGGCTGGGGTTGATGCCACTCAGGCAAGTGAAGTGATATTTGCCTTAATTGGCGGTATGCTATTGCTCAATAATACCCTGCCATCAGCTATGGGCTTAATAGGTATTGCTCTGATTATCGTTGGGCTTATTCTATTTGCAAAAGATGGCTAA
- the queE gene encoding 7-carboxy-7-deazaguanine synthase QueE, whose product MSESLLRTAAIPVTDPEAGLRLTEIFYSLQGEALTSGLPTIFVRLTGCPLRCVYCDTEYAFTGGERQSLETIIETIKSYPCKRICLTGGEPLAQPNAIELMKRLLSDGYEISLETAGALTVANVPKAVSKVMDLKTPSSGEVDKNLWSNLDHLTQHDQIKFVIMNRTDYDWAKAMLIEHELNDLVGTVWFSPMFNVAEDIDDDGSPDVPLLARELAEWMLADALPVRFQLQLHKIIWADAKGK is encoded by the coding sequence ATGAGTGAATCACTATTACGCACCGCCGCCATTCCTGTCACTGATCCTGAAGCGGGTCTACGTTTGACAGAAATCTTTTATTCTTTGCAAGGTGAAGCGCTGACCTCAGGCTTGCCAACGATATTTGTACGCTTGACTGGCTGTCCACTTCGCTGTGTCTATTGCGATACTGAATACGCCTTTACTGGCGGCGAGCGGCAGTCGCTAGAAACCATTATAGAGACCATCAAAAGCTATCCTTGCAAGCGTATTTGTCTGACTGGCGGAGAGCCTTTAGCTCAGCCGAACGCCATTGAACTAATGAAGCGCTTACTGAGCGACGGTTATGAAATCTCGCTTGAAACCGCAGGCGCGCTCACGGTAGCAAACGTGCCAAAAGCGGTCAGTAAAGTCATGGATCTCAAAACGCCAAGCTCAGGCGAAGTCGATAAGAATCTATGGTCAAATCTCGACCACCTCACTCAGCATGACCAAATCAAGTTTGTCATCATGAACCGTACTGATTACGACTGGGCAAAAGCCATGTTGATCGAGCATGAGCTAAACGATTTGGTCGGAACGGTTTGGTTCTCTCCGATGTTTAATGTCGCAGAGGATATCGACGACGACGGCAGCCCCGATGTACCTTTGTTGGCGCGCGAACTCGCAGAGTGGATGTTGGCTGACGCTCTGCCCGTACGCTTCCAATTGCAACTGCATAAAATCATCTGGGCAGATGCTAAAGGCAAATAA